The Zingiber officinale cultivar Zhangliang chromosome 10A, Zo_v1.1, whole genome shotgun sequence genome contains a region encoding:
- the LOC122026219 gene encoding uncharacterized protein LOC122026219 produces the protein MDLWQMAKGFAEEAAKRSQEISKEAARRSQELTVGAARFSQEFVSETAKKSKEIAAEAAKGADLIRSEALRAADQIKTLAVSMPVPSIPSTLIQESDVAAPPQLESELEKFGITKELREFVRGITIDTFRDFPMQDEPEMSDTPTVSNVRQDLNEWQARHAALLLSTVEEISKFRYELCPRYMKERKFWWIYFIIVNNHVAPYEKQYMEESKKKAELKVIDNAKEKPTIALDTPAEAKETKLPKATSSTPEDLDAFLLGDHGSDDEVDALYDGDEGLDDDFDKIASNSGLESDSEKI, from the exons ATGGATCTGTGGCAGATGGCGAAGGGCTTCGCCGAGGAGGCGGCGAAGCGGTCGCAGGAGATCTCCAAGGAGGCCGCCAGGCGATCGCAGGAGCTGACCGTGGGCGCTGCAAGGTTCTCGCAGGAATTCGTATCCGAGACGGCCAAGAAGTCCAAAGAGATCGCCGCCGAGGCTGCCAAGGGGGCTGACCTTATCCGCTCAGAGGCCCTTCGCGCCGCTGACCAGATCAAGACCCTCGCCGTTAGCATGCCCGTTCCGTCAATTCCCTCTACCCTTATTCAGGAATCCGACGTGGCAGCTCCCCCCCAACTCGAGTCAGAGCTTGAGAAGTTTGGGATCACCAAGGAGCTGAGGGAGTTCGTGAGGGGAATCACTATTGACACCTTCAGAGATTTTCCAATGCAAG ATGAACCTGAGATGTCAGACACTCCAACAGTGTCAAATGTGAGGCAGGATCTTAACGAATGGCAAGCAAGGCATGCTGCTCTTCTTCTGTCAACAGTGGag GAAATATCAAAGTTCAGATACGAACTATGCCCTCGCTATATGAAAGAACGGAAGTTCTGGTGGATATACTTTATTATTGTTAATAATCATGTGGCACC CTACGAAAAGCAGTACATGGAGGAGTCAAAGAAGAAAGCAGAATTAAAGGTAATTGATAATGCAAAGGAAAAACCCACAATTGCCCTAGATACTCCAGCAgaagcaaaagaaacaaaactacCCAAGGCTACTTCATCAACTCCAGAAGATTTGGATGCTTTTCTTCTAGGGGATCATGGAAGTGATGATGAAGTTGATGCTCTAT ATGATGGCGATGAAGGTTTGGATGATGATTTTGATAAAATTGCCAGCAATTCG GGTTTAGAAAGTGACAGTGAGAAAATCTAA